In Hippopotamus amphibius kiboko isolate mHipAmp2 chromosome 6, mHipAmp2.hap2, whole genome shotgun sequence, the genomic window TTATTGCATGAACATCATATAATCCCAACCTCCACCTCTATTTCTTATTTATGAATATAATGACTTACTGAAAGTTTATCACAAATTTCATAAATTTCCTGAAAAACAATATCAAGTTTTAGGTTAAAATTGTGAAAGATGTTGTTAGGCCCTtggagcaatttaaaaaaaaataataataaaggcatCTGTACAGGGAAAGaacttaaatacacacacacagctcctCGAGGTGGGCACCCATGACATCATGCAGGAAAGTTGAGGAGTGCGTTATTGGTGATGCGAACTGCTGTAGAAATAGATGCTGCCTGAAGTTTTTCACTTGGTCGTGTTAGTAGTCTGTTAATATTCGAAGGACTTAGGTGACTTGTTCTTAACATTCGCCTGGTGCACGGGAGCAGACTTTAATAAATCCAAATCCAGAACTTTAGAAGCACCTCTAGCTGAAATCTGGGCCTCCCACCCAGACTTAATACAACAGCAGAAGTAAAACCATATCTGTTTGAAGGATTTAGGACCGTGACTAATCTAACATGAGGCTCTGAAGAGCCAGGAATTGCTGCTGGCATTCCAGTGTCTACTCATGTAACACGTAATTTAATGGTTCATACTTAGTTTCCAGAAATAGCCCAGACAGCTTAGTGAGTCCAGGCGGTTAGAGAGTGGTTGCAAACTTTACTGTACGTTCCTAGCACCTGGAGTGCTGCCTAAGATGTACATTCCTGGGCACCACCCCCCGGAGAGCTGATTCCGTGAGCCGAGGGATCTGCATTTTACCCAGGTAACCCAGGGGACTCTGAGGAAGGTGGTTCAGTGATGGCCTTTGGAGAACATGGTTATAGGAGATGTATATCCAGCAGGGCCTCTAAGTGGGTGTGTTACCTGTGCAGTTGTGCAGGTCCCGCACTCAGAAAGGCCTTGCGCTTGGTTTAACGCTCTTCCTCAGccttcttaaaattcttaatttctgAACGAGGTGTCCTCTGGGCCCTGCAAGTTGTGTGGCCGATTCTCTATGCAGGCTATGACTGTGTATTACTGAAACTGTGTTTCTTGACATTCATGGATTGCAGGTATTCAATCATGATTTTTTTACCTGTCTGTTTTGGGCTGTAAACACCAAGGCCACTTCTAAGTTTTAGAAGTGAATGAGTATCATTCGTTATAGGACATACAATAGGACATCCTAAGagtatgatttttttccaaagaaattaaattgttATTCCTAGTCTTGAACATAGAAACCTATGTTTGTGTTACCCTGATACACTATGATTCTTCTCTCCCAGGATGGTACTAAACAGAAGAGAGAGCGGAAAAAGACGGTCTCCTTCAGCAGCATGCCCACGGAGAAGAAGATCAGCGGTGCGAGTGACTGCATCAATTCCATGGTGGAGGGTTCAGAACTCAAAAAGGTTCGCTCCAACTCTAGAATCTACCACAGGTATTTTTTACTGGACGCCGACATGCAGAACCTGAGGTGGGAACCGTCCAAGAAGGATTCTGAGAAAGCCAAGATTGATATTAAATCCATCAAGGAAGTGAGAACGGGAAAAAACACAGACATATTCCGCAGCAATGGCGTTTCTGACCAGATATCGGAAGACTGTGCATTTTCAGTCATCTATGGAGAGAATTACGAGTCGCTCGATTTGGTTGCCAACTCTGCAGATGTTGCGAACATCTGGGTCACGGGACTGCGGTACCTAATTTCTTATGGGAAACATACACTTGATATGTTAGAAAGTAGCCAAGACAACATGAGGACTTCTTGGGTTTCACAAATGTTTAGTGAAATCGATGTAGATAACCTGGGACATGTCACGCTGTGCAATGCCGTGCAGTGTATCAGAAACCTCAACCCTGGTTTAAAAACGAGCAAAATTGAGCTTAAGTTCAAAGAATTGCACAAATCCAAGGACAAAACTGGTACCGAAGTCACAAAGGAAGAATTTGTGGAGGTTTTCCACGAGCTTTGTACTAGACctgaaatttatttccttttagttcAGTTCTCAAGCAATAAAGAATTCCTTGATACCAAGGACCTTATGATGTTTCTTGAGGCAGAGCAGGGTGTGGCACATATAAACGAGGAAATAAGCCTTGAAATTATCCACAAATATGAGCCATCCAAAGAGGGTCAGGAAAAGGGCTGGCTCTCCATAGACGGGTTCACTAATTACCTTATGTCACCTGACTGTTATATATTTGATCCAGAGCATAAGAAGGTCTGTCAGGACATGAAGCAGCCCTTGTCTCATTACTTTATAAACTCATCTCATAATACATACTTAATAGAGGATCAGTTCCGAGGTCCCTCTGACATCACAGGATACATCCGCGCTCTCAAAATGGGTTGCCGGAGCGTCGAATTAGATGTATGGGATGGGCCAGATAACGAGCCTGTGATTTACACAGGCCACACCATGACCTCACAGATTGTCTTTCGCAGCGTCATTGATATCATTAACAAGTACGCATTCTTTGCTTCAGAGTACCCTCTCATCCTGTGTTTGGAAAACCACTGTTCTATTAAACAACAGAAGGTCATGGTTCAGCACATGAAGAAGATTTTAGGAGACAGGCTCTACACAACCTCCCCCAATGTTGAGGAGTCTTACTTGCCATCCCCAGATGTCCTGAAAGGGAAGATACTCATTAAGGCAAAGAAGCTGCCCTCCACCTGCGCTGGAGGCGAGGGCGATGTCACGGACGAGGACGAAGGGGCAGAGATGTCTCAGAGGACGGGCAAGGAGCACGCGGAGCCGCCCAGCCACGTGCCTGCCAAGCGCTTCCAGCTCTGCAAAGAGCTGTCTGAGCTGGTGAGCATTTGCAAGTCGGTGCAGTTCAGAGAGTTCCAGGTGTCCTTTCAGGTTCAGAAGTACTGGGAGGTCTGCTCCTTCAACGAAGTGCTTGCCAGCAAGTACGCCAACGAAAATCCAGGGGACTTCGTCAACTACAACAAGCGCTTTCTTGCCAGGGTTTTCCCCAGCCCCATGAGAATTGACTCGAGCAACATGAACCCTCAGGATTTTTGGAAATGTGGGTGTCAGATCGTGGCCATGAACTTTCAGACCCCGGGACTGATGATGGACCTGAACATCGGCTGGTTTAGGCAGAACGGGAACTGTGGCTACGTGCTGCGGCCGGCCATCATGAGGGAGGAGGTCTCCTTCTTCAGTGCCAACACCAAAGACTCCGTCCCGGGGGTCTCACCCCAGCTCCTTCACATCAAGATCATCAGCGGGCAGAACTTCCCCAAGCCCAAAGGATCGGGCGCCAAAGGCGATGTGGTGGACCCCTACGTCTACGTTGAGATCCACGGGATCCCCGCTGACTGTGCAGAACAGAGGACGAAAACAGTGCACCAGAACGGGGACGCCCCCATCTTTGACGAGAGCTTTGAGTTCCAGATCAACCTGCCGGAACTGGCCATGGTGCGCTTTGTGGTCCTGGACGATGACTACATCGGGGACGAGTTCATCGGCCAGTACACAATCCCCTTCGAGTGCCTGCAGACGGGCTACCGCCACGTGCCGCTGCAGTCACTGACCGGCGAGGTCCTGGCGCACGCGTCTCTGTTCGTGCACGTGGCCATCACCAACCGGAGAGGAGGCGGGAAGCCTCACAAGAGGGGCCTCTCtgtgaggaaggggaagaagtCCAGGGAGTATGCATCCCTGAGAACGCTGTGGATTAAAACTGTGGACGAGGTCTTCAAGAACGCCCAGCCCCCGATTCGGGACGCCACCGACCTGAGGGAGAACATGCAGGTACGTGCGCGGGCCCGTGTGCACCTGTGCACGGTTTATGGGTCTATTGCAGGGTGTCTTTAAACACTCGTATGTCTGGTCTTAAATGCTTTGTGAATTTCAATTGCTTGTAAGAATGCTTACCaccaatctcatttttttttatcatgtaaaTTTCCAAAGCAGCAGCTGGTATTGGACACACTGATGACATCTGGGAATGAGACAGCCTTGTTGCTGAGTCCCACACCACGGGCTGGCCCCCCTTAACCACTACGGAACAGTCCCCCAGCTTCTCTAAAAGCGTAGGTGGGAATCTCTGGTATTTCTGAATATTCCTCAGCTGGAACACACGCTGACAGCCCAGCAAAATAAAGGGACATGTTCTTTCTTGTGGGGCTGCCGTGCTGCGGGAATGGCCAGCCCACAGACAGCCGGTGTGCTTGTGTGTTGAGCCTGCTGTTGACTCTGGGGCCCAACTATCTAATTGTTTACGTGAAAGACACGCAATGCCCCTATTTATTAGACGTCTAAGATAATAATTACCTCTGAACTGCACAGCGGCTGAAAAGCAATGCCAGGATTATGTATGTAATTAAGGAACGTCCACGTGTCTAGCAGGATACGGGGGCCGCCAGCAATGCAGACCGAGGCCACGGGGGCTGTCTCCCATGCACCAGCCCCAGCTGTCCCAGCCTGTGACCAGTCACCGCTCAGGgtgtttggaaaacaaaaaatcaacGATACACGTATATGCCTTTTAACTGTTAGGAGCAGAATGCCAGCAGCAAGTAGAATAAGAAGACCTTCCCACAACGGATAGAAAGTAAAAGCATAACAGAAGTGTGGAGGGGGTGTCCTATGTCGGAGGGTGCCAGGGTTGGTGGACCTCAGCTCGGAGCAGCTGGCACATCCCTGCCTCACGGCCGCTGTCGTGTGTCATGTGTGTGAGAAGCGGAGCTTCGTCCTTCCAGGGCCACGTGTCTGCGCTGAACCCACGCTGCCGTCGGTGCTGTGTGAGGCCCCTGCCGTGCCCGGCAGTCCGGCCGGGGAGGCCGCAGGGAGTAACAGACGACTTTAGTTGGGGGTGGGCAGCAGGAAGGGGCAGCAGATAATAAACAAAGAGGACAAGGGCAGGTGAAGAAGTACGGGGGGAGAGGTGCAGTGGAGTGACTAGGGGCCCTCCTGGGAGCTCTCACTAAGGACTTATTGTCATGAGCTGTCAACATCCAAGTGATTTTGAACTAAATGACACACAGCGTGATGCCCATAGTTAAAGccatattaataaaaagaaaatgtttaaatttaaaaccaCTGTGCTGCTCATTTCCAAGCAATGAGGTGTTTAAGAGCAGAAGGCACAGGACTTGGAgggcccaggcccctcccctcgGGCTGCCATGCTCAGCGCAGGTGAGGACCCAGGTGTGCCTGGGGTAACTCATTTTTCGGTGAGAAGGTGCCTGTTCTGGTAGCATGGTGGTTAAGGGCAGAGGCCACAGACTTCACCTGCTAGCCGTGGGACCTCAGACAAACAACAGAGGCCACAGCCGAGGCTCGGCCTCCTCACACCCGGCGTCGCTGGTTTAGAGGATCAGATGGGGTCACGTGTAATATGTATGCTTCGCACGCAGTGCTCAGAGAACACCGACTCATGGCTTTTTACAATGTGGAAGGGTTTCCTTTACTGGGGATTTTAATGGCACCGCTCTGGTGATTAGAAAAAAAGAGcactgagagcaggaggaggagcggTGAGATCCATGGAGATGGGACTAGGGGAAGGGAAGACTGTGGTACCCATGTCTCCCATCGGGTGATCTCCACGGAAACTGTAGCACCCTCAAAGTTCCTTTAGCTGCTGCAATCGGCTGCTGTGAACAGGTGAGAGAGCCTCAAGTTTCTACCTTGCAAATATTCCTCTCCTTTTTGGATGGCTGGCATACTTGATTCTTATTttaagcctgatttttttttttttcttaatctttaccTTTTTGAATGctcataattacattttttttgtttgctcatAATTACATGTCAGCATTAGCACTGTTGTGAACTTTGATCTGAAAAGCGGCTTTGCCTTTCCAAAGAATTTAACTTATTTGCCTTTTCTGTACTTTCGATAAACTGGTATTACAAATATCTGTAACTTTGTTTACTTTGGAAAATAGCCATTTTTTCCCAGGATAAGATAATCATTAACCACGTCTGTCataacacagctaataagtgtTGTACCAGGCAGTCCAAGGATAACAAAGTATATCGTGTCTAAATAACatccatgagaaatgaaaacccTGGTGAATTACAAAGCGCTTTCTTCTTTCCATGGAGCAGAACGCAGTGGTGTCCTTCAAGGAGCTGTGTGGCCTCTCCTCCGTGGCCAACCTCATGCAGTGCATGCTGGCGGTGTCTCCCCGCTTCCTGGGACCTGATAACACGCCCCTGGTGGTCCTGAATCTCAGCGAGCAGTATCCCACCATGGAGCTGCAGGGAATCGTGCCTGAGGTTCTGAAGAAGATTGTGACAACTTACGACATGGTGAGTGTCTCTTTGCGCTTTTCTGGAGCCCCAGGGGAGAGCGGCGTTTTAGGACAGCATCCCTGAAGGGCTTAGGAGCTCTTGCTAAGTTGTGCTTTCCTAGTTCATGCTTCCTTTACCTGTGCTGGGAAGGTTATTCCCCTGACCTTGCTGTATTTGAAAGACTTCAGTGTTTCATTGCTGCTATTTTAGAAAGCAGGGTTCAGACACCTGCCTCAGTTGGATTAAATAGTCGTTGGCTTTTCAAGAATATATCTGAATTGGTTTCTAAGGCATACACTGTTCTCCACACATATATACTAGggaattttttaatctttccctGTAACCAGCCATTGAgtcactcatttttattttgttttcaaactggTAAAGGTgagaaatttagttttttttttttgtcctaaaaTACACTGTAAATACTGTCAGAGGCCAGTGTTTCCACCACATGACTCTATCCTGTGTGATGCTGTCCTTCCTTGCAGCAGCTGCTCTGCGACGCCTGTGCTTGGTAATCAGCTTAGCGTTAGTGAGGAATCCTCAGGGCACCTACAATATTGCATTTTTGCACTTAAGGTCTATCTTGCATTTTCTTAATCACTTCCTGCTCTCACTGTGCTTTTTGATTGATCGTGACTCTGAGGGAGGGGTTAGTGGGTGAACAACACCGTTTCAAGCTCACGGTGTAGCTGAAGCCGTCAGAGGCTGGTGAGTGCTGCAGGTCCTCCCTGGCGGTCAGGGTTAGGGGTGGTGTTGGACGCTCCCCTCCCAGATGGGCGAGGCTGCCAGCTCGTACCTTCCGTGCGGGTGCTCAGAGGTAAGAGGCCTCACCCATCACCTCCTTCACACTAGAAGCAGGAGCTCAGACCACAAAACGCGAGGCTGCTTCTGAGGTAGCCTGCTGTGGTCTGAGACGAATCAGGAGTGGCATTGAAAACctgaacagaaatattttttttgctgttctcTAAGTTGATCTGAAAGCTGCAATTCAGAGGGATTTATACAAtttcaaggaaagagaaaaagctttAGGTCAGCATTTCCCACAGTGTCTGCTGAGGAACCTTGGTTTCTTAGGGTGTGGATAAGTGTCACATGGGAGAAAGGGTTCCTTGTTGAAATAATTTAGGGAAATATTGGCCTGAGCAAAATTAATCAGATGTCTTCACTGCAGGACTGTGTGGGGCCTTTTATTTGCCGGCAGTGGCTTTCCAAAGGGTGATGGACATGGTGTGCCCTATTTTACAGATTGGCTTGACCATGGGGTACAGTTTCCAAAAACAAAGGTTTGGAAGGAtttttgttcttgattttctTCACTTCTTGGCCTTATTCACCCAAATCTTTGGGTACGTAAGCTCTGGAAGTACAGATCAGAAGcgtgcaatatttttttttcttttgctgtcttttccccagttttattgagaaataattgacattcATGTATAAATTTAAGGAGTAgggcatgatggtttgatttacacaTATTGTCAAATACTGTGGTAAAGGTTCAGCTAACATCCTTCTCctcatataaaaagaaagaagagaaaaagaaaggaaaaacgaTTTCGTGTGATGAGAGctcttaggatttattctcttaacaaatGTCCTATGTATCAGTTGTTGTGGTGTATATTACTTTCCTAGGACTTGtttttcttataactggaaatgtctaccttttgaccaccttccttcAATTCTCACTGTCTCCACCcttcacctctggtaaccacaaatctgacctctttttctgtgagtttggttttttgtttttgttttgttttgttttagtttccacatataagtgaggtcatacacgatttgtctttctctgactcatttcacttagcgcataataccttcaaggttcatctgtgttgtagcaaaTCGTAGGATCGCCTCAGAttttaacatacatacatatatatgtatacctcaCCACTTCTTTacctgttgatagacacttgggttgtttccatatcttgactgttgtaaataatgcgctatgaacacaggggtgcatgtatctttttgagttggtgttttcattatctttggatatattccgagaagtggaattgctggatcatatggtagttctatttttaattctttaaggaTCCTCCATGCTGTTTCCCCTAGTAGCTGTAccggtttacattcccacctataacaaaaatacaatattttaagcaGCTTATCAGTTCACTGCCTTAAGAAAAGGTGGTGTTTGAGCTTTTTCCTAGGTTCCTGTGCAATAACCACATATTGTAGCAGGTGCTCGTTGTTGCCTGCTCTTTCCAGGTTAGAGATCATGATGGTGCAAGATAAAGAAGGACCGAACACTGGACCCTGCAGGCAAACTGCAGGGAGTGGCAGTCACCCTGTCGAAAGAAGGACGGCCAGGGGCAAATGTGTCTGTCAGCATGGTGAGGGGAGCACTGTGCTGGCTGCTGGAGGGgcccctgtcctcagggagctgtCCAGTCTGCTTGGAGGGCGGCTGGGGAACAGAGCGTACGCTTATGCTGAGATTCCTTTGTGGGGGAGATGGAAGGATGGGAAGGAAACAGAGGTAAAAATGCAAACGTCTGAAGAGCTCTTCCATGCTGTGACTCAGGCTACCTAGTTCGTTTTATGAGAAGGAGCCAGAAGGAGCAGCTGGTACTTGTAAATGCTTTTTAGACTTAAGCCACACATAAAATGGTTAGACATTTTGCAGACCCGTGTCACTGACCCACATCTAGGATGACTTACCCGCTCAGGTGTGTCACCGGTCACGCAGTGACATTTCTTCCAGGTGACCTTTTTAACAGGACCTTCCTGAGAGTGGGGGGGGCGGGTACCCTGGGGAGGTGATAACTGGGAACGGTTGATACCCAGGACCGAGTCCGGGCTGAGTCTGGGGCGGGATGGGGTCGTGGCTGGGCTGACCCAGCACCCACCACGTCATGTGGCACGGTTGTCACTCAGCGCCCCTGGGTtccaccccttcctccctctgggcTGGGAGATGGTAACACTTATCATGTAGCTCTTACTTGCATATAGCTTTGTAATTGTGTTGTTGTAGAAATAAGACGGTTAGCTTGCTTAAGTTTTTAAAGTTGTAAAATTAGTCTTACATGGTTTAACTGAAATAGCTGGGCTGTGTGATACCCCTAGCTTTattgatttgttctgtttttaattccaCTTGAAAAACTAAGctataaagttcttaaaattaaattcagatgtttataatttgcatttaaaaaattgtcatatGGCTACAGCAGTATTATAGctcttgtaatattttatagTCCATTTATTAGACAATTATTTCTTACCTTGTGACAATTAATTTATTAAAGCTAGCTGAAGACTAGATGAAATATTGATGGGAAATGTAATAAAGTCTTGGAgagcttttatttttgtattgttatATTCAGCTTAACTCAAAATTAACCTTAGAAATAAGCTCTTACTTCATTTTGCTGACTTCCCATTTACAGTTTGAAGACCCCAAATGAGAAGTAAGTATAGTTTGAGAAATCCACCTCCCTGCCAAAGTCCTGTGTTGCTGTGAGTCTACACTGCTGAAGCCCTCCAGTGAGGACAGCATTGCGGCATCTCCTAAGAGCGTACAGGGATATATGCATGCTGTCAAGATTGTGATTACTTTTCAGTGTCTAAACTCTTATTAGTAAACTAGTTTAGCTGACATATGCCAGTGTCTTTGTGAAAAAAGAGCGTTCAGGGAAGGAGTTGATCGTGGGTTTGTGGACAGCGTGTAATCCGCTGTGGAGGCTAGGAAAGAGGGCCCACGCTCAGGGTGGCCCGCAGCCCGATTTTCCTGGGACAGACCTGCTAGTACACCTGCTGTCCCAGTGTAATTATTAACAGGTCTCCCTTTAACTCTTAAAAGTGTCCCTGTTGAGGTAATTAGTTGTGTGGCCACCCTGCCTATGGCCCCTAGATTGTCCTAATGGCTCCTGTGATCCCACCCACAAACAGGCCTTCAGAACAGCCCAAACTGTGGTTTTTACCATATTCATGGTCCCTCCTTGGATCCTGAAAGTGGTGAGGTTTGAGGCTGGGACCCCACTTAGGAAGGCGGGTGTCAAAGCCACTCAagaacagaggaagaagagaagcacAGATATCTTCTTAGACCGGGCAGATGGGGGAGAAACAGAGAGGGACTGGTCTGCAGAGGGGGCGTGACTGTGCGGTCACACAAGGGAGGCTTCTTCCATGGAGGAGTTTACAGTGCGGTGGAAGAGATGAAACGTAGCCATAGATAGTGAGAGGATGGATGATAGATGCGTGAGAATATGTAAACAAATTATTTGGATGATCATAGGAGAGAATGGTCAGTTTCAAGTTTAGGGATTAGGAAGACGTCAAGGGAACACTGGCCTTTGAGCCAGATCTTGAAGGACGAGTCAGAAGGAGACTGTTGCAGGCTGAGTTCCCAGGGTGAAACATGCTCAGAAATGGGAAGCACATGCCCTGGGAAATTCAAGCGTGGACCGTGGGAGTTCTTGCACGTTTTAAGCAGCAAAGGGCCGTGCTCAGAATTAGGATTATGGACGGTGGGAGGGCTGGGGTGAAAGAGACCTCAGGGGTCACCTCCTGAGCAcctttattttgcagatgagaaaatggaaactaaTGGCAGAACCAGGTTTAGAGCCCAACTTAGTCGCTTTGTCCAGTTTTTCCCCCACAGTCCAGATCAGGAAGATGAGCCCTGTGTGATGTGTAGGTACGTGATGGCTCCGCCCTTGAAGCCCAGAGAGCTCCAGTAATCACGAGCTGACATTGTTCAGGCGGGGCTTTGGAAGTCCCAGGTACCTTATCTCTGATTCTTGCTCCCCCATGAAGGTGGAGAATAATCCATCTTGCATACTTTGGTATATGTTAAAAGGCAGATCCCATGAGCGTAAAATAAGGAAGACTGTATTCAATAGATTAAGTTCCACTCAATGGAATCTGATTATAAGTATCGGAACATATCTTTTATACTATTacttcagaaaacagaaaatttaaatattttgtgtaaaaTGTGTGTAAATGAACTTGAATGCTTCCACTGTTGAGCTTGGTCCTTCATGTGTTTAAAGGCTGGTTTGGGGAAGATGAGGATGATGTAACCCAAGTAGGAGATTCTGGTGCGTGATTGGTGGTCCTCTCTGTAACACACAGTGCTCCTGGGATGGtccgctgggggtgggggttcagGACCACATCTCCCCTCTCCCATCATTCGTCATCTTTTTACACTCAAGTGATTTTTTACCATCCCTTTAATGTTGAGGAAAGTAGTGATTCAGCTCTCCAGCTATCTTTGCTTCACATTTACCATCTGCTTTAcgcttaaattttttaaaattttatgaggtCTATGCTAACACATAGAGACCAAGATGTCAACATCCTTCCTTGACTGAGAGAAAACATTGggcctttaaatattttgtgaagcattacataaaaagaaagttctctttaaaatttttttcattggaCTTTGAGGGCAGTATTCTCAGTGCAATAAgctagacacagaaagacaaacctTGCAGGATTCCACTTaaatgaggtatctaaaatagtcagatTCATAAAATCAAAGactaggggctgggaggagggagagagaggacatTATTAATGAACAGGCATGAAGTTTCAGTTAAGTGAGATGGAAGAGCTCTAGAGACCTGGGTACCACCTTGTACCTCTAGTCAACAGTAATGTACACATAACATTTGTTAAGAGGATAGATCTCATGTGACGTGTTCTTATcccataaacaatttttaaagaaaaaagtctttttcCTTGATTTTGCTACAGTTTTTCTGCATGATGGAATATGCTTCAGTTATTGTAATTAAATTGATGATGGGGACTTCCCcgctggtccagtggtaaagaatctgccttgctcactggggacgtgggttcgagccctggtcaggaaactaagatctcacatgctgtggtgtaactaagcccgtgcgccacaactactgagctcacatgcctcaactagagagcctgtgtgccacaaactacagagcccacacatcCTGGAGCCTGCCacaattagaaaagagaaaacccgcatgccacagctagagagaagcccatcaCGCTGAAACTAAGattcccacgtgctgcaaccaaaaaaattaaataaaataaacaaaaattaaaaaaaataataaattgacgACGAAGTTGCAGGAAATgagaagaggggaagaggagaaaggaagggacagGGTGCCCAGCTCCATCGCAGACAGCGTGGCTGTTCACGTCCACAGCGGTGACACTCGGGCAGCTCCATCTGCTTGCAGGTTATCCATGGATTGATTCTTGTCACTGCAGTTCCTTTGTCTCTACTTTCTATTCGGAATTAATTTGTTTCCATCGTTTACAGCTTCACAAACATCTTGATTTTAATTGCCTTCACACTTAATTAAGGAAGCACTCTCTGAGGAATCCGTTTAACCAGTAGAGAACAATATtttttagtgtttaaaaaaaataggaacaagATGCTCTAAGAGCATGTTATTTGCTCactgtgaatatttttatatgagtTCCTGCGTAGTCCCTTCTacctaaatatttctttaataaaacaaGGTCCTTTAAATAGAATGTGTGAAACGAAGGGTTTTCTCCTCACACGGACACATTGGCCATCGGCATGCGGTATCGAGAGTGTCCTGTTGAATGTTGTTGGTGTGGGTTCCTGTATTTTGTCTGGCCGCTGCTTAATGCAGGGAAGAGAGGAATCGCGCTTTGTAATTGATGGAGTCTGCTCATCTGGACCAAGCAGAGATGACCTGTAATAAGGTTACTATCGATCCCCGTCTCCTCTGTGACTCCTTTTATCACTCTCCTGCCTCAGAACTTGACATTAAAAGCATCTTTTAATTGGAGGTGTCAACTCTTCCAATTTTTATAACTGTAGAAAAACGGAGTATTATGCCTTGGGATAAGACTGAgctaaaaagagaaggaaaaaaaagatagattaGGGAAAGGCGAATGTACCCTGCTATAGGGGGAAGAGCAGAAGCCCAAAGGCTCTAGTTTAATTCAGGGATGGGGGAGGTCCCGCCAATGACGTTTCCAAAAGAAGTTTCTTTGGCATCATTGAATCCATACAGCTGACCCACTTCAGAGGGACTGCCAAGCCCACggggagggaaaagaaatgtttaaaggcAGGAATGTGGTGATGGTATCACTTGTATCATCATATCAGATGTAGAGCCTGCCACTCAGCCACCAGAAGCAGGGAGATTGAGAAAGTCAGGGGAGGTGGTGCTTCAGGTGAGCGTATGGTGGTGATT contains:
- the PLCL2 gene encoding inactive phospholipase C-like protein 2 isoform X2: MPTEKKISGASDCINSMVEGSELKKVRSNSRIYHRYFLLDADMQNLRWEPSKKDSEKAKIDIKSIKEVRTGKNTDIFRSNGVSDQISEDCAFSVIYGENYESLDLVANSADVANIWVTGLRYLISYGKHTLDMLESSQDNMRTSWVSQMFSEIDVDNLGHVTLCNAVQCIRNLNPGLKTSKIELKFKELHKSKDKTGTEVTKEEFVEVFHELCTRPEIYFLLVQFSSNKEFLDTKDLMMFLEAEQGVAHINEEISLEIIHKYEPSKEGQEKGWLSIDGFTNYLMSPDCYIFDPEHKKVCQDMKQPLSHYFINSSHNTYLIEDQFRGPSDITGYIRALKMGCRSVELDVWDGPDNEPVIYTGHTMTSQIVFRSVIDIINKYAFFASEYPLILCLENHCSIKQQKVMVQHMKKILGDRLYTTSPNVEESYLPSPDVLKGKILIKAKKLPSTCAGGEGDVTDEDEGAEMSQRTGKEHAEPPSHVPAKRFQLCKELSELVSICKSVQFREFQVSFQVQKYWEVCSFNEVLASKYANENPGDFVNYNKRFLARVFPSPMRIDSSNMNPQDFWKCGCQIVAMNFQTPGLMMDLNIGWFRQNGNCGYVLRPAIMREEVSFFSANTKDSVPGVSPQLLHIKIISGQNFPKPKGSGAKGDVVDPYVYVEIHGIPADCAEQRTKTVHQNGDAPIFDESFEFQINLPELAMVRFVVLDDDYIGDEFIGQYTIPFECLQTGYRHVPLQSLTGEVLAHASLFVHVAITNRRGGGKPHKRGLSVRKGKKSREYASLRTLWIKTVDEVFKNAQPPIRDATDLRENMQNAVVSFKELCGLSSVANLMQCMLAVSPRFLGPDNTPLVVLNLSEQYPTMELQGIVPEVLKKIVTTYDMMIQSLKAVIENADAVYEKIVHCQKAAMEFHEHLHSIGTKEGLKERKLQKAVESFTWNITILKGQADLLKYAKNETVENLKQIHYAAVSCGLNKPGTENTDVQKPRRSLEVIPEKANDETGE
- the PLCL2 gene encoding inactive phospholipase C-like protein 2 isoform X1, coding for MAECGRGGAAGGALPTSPGPVLAAKGALRAGAGEGGGGGGGGGRLGHGRARSDSAGVSNGDCSLGVSGDEARASPARGPRGAALAQTPGPAACPLPRESKPGGLPRRSSIIKDGTKQKRERKKTVSFSSMPTEKKISGASDCINSMVEGSELKKVRSNSRIYHRYFLLDADMQNLRWEPSKKDSEKAKIDIKSIKEVRTGKNTDIFRSNGVSDQISEDCAFSVIYGENYESLDLVANSADVANIWVTGLRYLISYGKHTLDMLESSQDNMRTSWVSQMFSEIDVDNLGHVTLCNAVQCIRNLNPGLKTSKIELKFKELHKSKDKTGTEVTKEEFVEVFHELCTRPEIYFLLVQFSSNKEFLDTKDLMMFLEAEQGVAHINEEISLEIIHKYEPSKEGQEKGWLSIDGFTNYLMSPDCYIFDPEHKKVCQDMKQPLSHYFINSSHNTYLIEDQFRGPSDITGYIRALKMGCRSVELDVWDGPDNEPVIYTGHTMTSQIVFRSVIDIINKYAFFASEYPLILCLENHCSIKQQKVMVQHMKKILGDRLYTTSPNVEESYLPSPDVLKGKILIKAKKLPSTCAGGEGDVTDEDEGAEMSQRTGKEHAEPPSHVPAKRFQLCKELSELVSICKSVQFREFQVSFQVQKYWEVCSFNEVLASKYANENPGDFVNYNKRFLARVFPSPMRIDSSNMNPQDFWKCGCQIVAMNFQTPGLMMDLNIGWFRQNGNCGYVLRPAIMREEVSFFSANTKDSVPGVSPQLLHIKIISGQNFPKPKGSGAKGDVVDPYVYVEIHGIPADCAEQRTKTVHQNGDAPIFDESFEFQINLPELAMVRFVVLDDDYIGDEFIGQYTIPFECLQTGYRHVPLQSLTGEVLAHASLFVHVAITNRRGGGKPHKRGLSVRKGKKSREYASLRTLWIKTVDEVFKNAQPPIRDATDLRENMQNAVVSFKELCGLSSVANLMQCMLAVSPRFLGPDNTPLVVLNLSEQYPTMELQGIVPEVLKKIVTTYDMMIQSLKAVIENADAVYEKIVHCQKAAMEFHEHLHSIGTKEGLKERKLQKAVESFTWNITILKGQADLLKYAKNETVENLKQIHYAAVSCGLNKPGTENTDVQKPRRSLEVIPEKANDETGE